A single Brassica rapa cultivar Chiifu-401-42 chromosome A04, CAAS_Brap_v3.01, whole genome shotgun sequence DNA region contains:
- the LOC103863110 gene encoding copper transport protein CCH isoform X2: MSQTVVLKVGMSCQGCVGAVNRVLGKMEGVESFDIDIKEQKVTVKGRVEPEAVFQTVSKTGKKTSYWPVETEAEPKAEVEPKAETETNAEAETKTEETETKTEGKADDEVLDAKVDPKVDAKADVEPKLVEAETKPPQV; encoded by the exons ATGTCTCAG ACCGTGGTCCTCAAAGTTGGTATGTCATGCCAAGGATGCGTTGGTGCCGTCAATAGAGTCCTAGGCAAAATGGAAG GTGTTGAGTCATTTGACATTGATATAAAGGAACAAAAGGTGACAGTGAAAGGTAGAGTTGAGCCTGAGGCAGTTTTTCAAACAGTTTCCAAGACTGGAAAAAAGACTTCTTACTGGCCCGTGGAGACTGAGGCTGAGCCTAAAGCCGAGGTTGAGCCTAAGGCGGAGACTGAGACAAATGCTGAAGCTGAGACCAAGACTGAAG AAACGGAGACTAAGACCGAGGGTAAGGCTGATGATGAGGTACTTGATGCCAAGGTTGATCCTAAGGTCGATGCTAAGGCTGACGTTGAACCGAAACTCGTTGAAGCCGAGACTAAGCCACCACAAGTTTAA
- the LOC103863110 gene encoding copper transport protein CCH isoform X1, with translation MSQTVVLKVGMSCQGCVGAVNRVLGKMEGVESFDIDIKEQKVTVKGRVEPEAVFQTVSKTGKKTSYWPVETEAEPKAEVEPKAETETNAEAETKTEGKVVEVLDAKVDATKVEPEANVEPKFAETETKTEGKADDEVLDAKVDPKVDAKADVEPKLVEAETKPPQV, from the exons ATGTCTCAG ACCGTGGTCCTCAAAGTTGGTATGTCATGCCAAGGATGCGTTGGTGCCGTCAATAGAGTCCTAGGCAAAATGGAAG GTGTTGAGTCATTTGACATTGATATAAAGGAACAAAAGGTGACAGTGAAAGGTAGAGTTGAGCCTGAGGCAGTTTTTCAAACAGTTTCCAAGACTGGAAAAAAGACTTCTTACTGGCCCGTGGAGACTGAGGCTGAGCCTAAAGCCGAGGTTGAGCCTAAGGCGGAGACTGAGACAAATGCTGAAGCTGAGACCAAGACTGAAGGTAAGGTTGTTGAGGTACTGGATGCTAAGGTTGATGCTACTAAGGTCGAGCCTGAGGCTAATGTTGAACCGAAATTCGCAGAAACGGAGACTAAGACCGAGGGTAAGGCTGATGATGAGGTACTTGATGCCAAGGTTGATCCTAAGGTCGATGCTAAGGCTGACGTTGAACCGAAACTCGTTGAAGCCGAGACTAAGCCACCACAAGTTTAA